The Cryptococcus deuterogattii R265 chromosome 3, complete sequence genome has a segment encoding these proteins:
- a CDS encoding haloacid dehalogenase type II has translation MYRALIFDCYGTLIDWEVGMYQNLEALWSQKTCPDPDRLFKALGALETRIQGKDEEMIYPEVLELAYKELTGHFRLWHDPGSFAFHLLSLPFSPSSASKFVICLDRNDRLTLPYACCFYRPCEEAGKAFGDSVGSWPAFPDSAAALGKLKELGLKLFVLSNVDNESFAVTRKKLETKTKFDGVYTAEDIGSYKPDLRNFRYALDRLEQDFDISPEQVIVVANSKFHDISPAHRMGLKAAWINRPDAIMGVQGFEDIKPDWTFESMKQFADGLESAREGF, from the exons ATGTACAGAGCTCTAATCTTCGATTGCTACGGC ACCCTTATC GACTGGGAAGTAGGCATGTACCAAAACCTTGAAGCTCTTTGGTCTCAGAAGACTTGTCCAGATCCTGATAGATTGTTCAAAGCCCTAGGAGCTCTGGAGACGAGGATAcaggggaaggatgaggagatgatttATCCTGAAGT GTTGGAGCTTGCGTATAAAGAACTCACTGGACATTTTCGTTTATGGCATGATCCTGGTTCGTTCGCgttccatcttctctcgctcCCGTTCTCACCCTCATCTGCTTCGAAATTCGTGATATGCCTTGACAGGAACGATCGGCTGACATTACCATACGCATGCTGCTTTTATCGACCCTGTGAAGAAGCTGGCAAAGCATTCGGAGACTCTGTAGGCTCATGGCCAGCATTTCCCGACTCTGCGGCTGCTCTTGGTAAACTCAAAGAGTTGGGATTAAAGTTGTTCGTCCTAAGCAATGTGGATAACGAGAGTTTTGCCGT AACCAGAAAAAAGCTCGAGACGAAAACAAAGTTTGATGGAGTCTACACTGCTGAAGATA TCGGCTCGTACAAGCCCGACCTTCGAAATTTCCGCTATGCCCTCGACCGTCTCGAACAAGACTTTGACATCTCCCCGGAGCAAGTGATTGTGGTCGCAAATTCAAAATTTCACGATATCAGTCC AGCACACAGAATGGGCCTCAAAGCAGCATGGATCAACCGCCCAGACGCGATTATGGGCGTTCAAGGATTTGAGGATATCAAGCCCGACTGGACGTTTGAAAGTATGAAACAGTTTGCCGATGGACTTGAAAGTGCGAGAGAAGGGTTTTAA
- a CDS encoding exonuclease: MIRPRSLPLRYPNRTIPLFRFRNHLISRSILTDSSSALPSSSSSAPRSTASFYISNVFPIQLGRWDFRPSIASLLREEALLEHLHTIASDVKVHGFQVENWEVSRKDGGVFLHFSYIAPTEGGTSKEEEKIDEEKAARIGVELTPSYAQNQPGRLFISPLEKSAQKHGGWPSWLGNWWAQKKWHDDRKVPGHTLYSSRAEDSEDAAADVDEGGLVKGSAGAVKGLKGVAGGGRVWVVKGKQWTEDMNRFPSNRLRVEFDGPDVSQEMLYTLFRPYGRLADIQPPTPVPAGSLRFASVSFSRLSPAAIAINALHGYSTPTNTADFTIRALSSATDKPIPLSRLRLFYERPLKAHALRDWISSHPRLVLPVIAFLIGTLSYTFFDPIRAFFVRSKLEGVWDINEYSLIKKLRQKFVLPTSFGFLDSSTAETEKSEDAIGKNAWADRVEAEKGVEEWLAEYPSTFITITGPPGSGKSSLVTRVLKQQDKPAMVIDCEEIAKAKNDAGLVSALADQTGYYPVFSFMSSLSGLIDLAAVGLIGQKAGFSTPVDQQLRQMLEIVGGALKDVSTHAQKSHQEALQAQKDQIETDKLRQRKKQMIARGWHDGRLDYVAGNGLSELGYGDEPFMEQDWDSVPVAVPMGGNVAPIEGDTTPASLTASTNKVESEKLELQTMVATELDVESETIKSLPIVVLKNFAQKTAKGDLWNVLAEWGASLVENKVAHVIVVTEGPTATKALTKALPAKPLNTVGLADADEVNALAYVRDKLRPHTGAAINTTASNSTSIADDSTVSQTTGSDPKAFTLSPDDSAQIAKLGGRMVDLENLVYKVRTGSKIKDAVDDIIQRNVVELRKAAFGDDSEDAKALPWTRAQAWKVVSDLANKGEIPYNKMLQEFPFKGAEQSLKALEEHELVSVSYIDGRASMVKPGKPVFRYVFQALASDPVFKSSCQIEYNNAIIAKSESDIKAYEQELMNLKNITTEGGSDALGVSGGWLGLGGNSAIKDRGKWLLDKMGGLVDKVGKLEKENAEMVKVLSSGR, from the exons ATGATACGGCCAAGGTCACTCCCTCTTCGGTACCCTAACCGCACCATACCTCTCTTTCGATTCCGCAACCACCTCATTTCCCGTTCGATCCTCACcgattcatcttctgctttgccctcttcttcgtcatcagcTCCTCGAAGCACGGCATCATTCTACATCTCCAATGTCTTTCCTATCCAGctgggaagatgggatttTAGACCTAGTATTGCTTCTCTCctgagagaagaagcgctTCTCGAACATCTGCATACCATTGCAAGTGACGTTAAAGTCCATGGATTCCAAGTAGAAAACTGGGAAGTCAGCAggaaagatggaggtgTATTCTTACACTTTTCATATATAGCCCCAACCGAGGGAGGAACAtcgaaggaagaagagaagatagatgaggagaaagctGCGAGAATCGGTGTGGAGTTGACGCCTTCCTACGCACAAAACCAGCCTGGTCGATTATTCATATCTCCTCTAGAAAAGTCAGCCCAGAAACATGGAGGATGGCCTAGTTGGTTAGGCAACTGGTGGGCTCAAAAGAAATGGCATGACGATAGGAAAGTGCCTGGTCATACATTGTATTCATCGAGAGCGGAGGATAGTGAAGATGCAGCAGCGGAtgtagatgaaggaggtttAGTAAAGGGAAGTGCGGGTGCAGTGAAGGGATTGAAAGGTGTGgctggaggtggaagagtaTGGGTTGTAAAAGGCAAACAGTGGACAGAG GATATGAATCGCTTCCCATCAAACAGATTGAGAGTCGAGTTTGACGGGCCCGATGTCTCTCAGGAAATGCTCTATACGCTCTTCCGA CCATATGGTCGCTTGGCAGATATCCAGCCCCCTACTCCCGTTCCGGCAGGCTCACTGCGTTTCGCATCCGTGTCATTCTCGCGCCTCTCCCCCGCAGCTATAGCAATCAATGCC CTTCATGGGTACTCGACGCCGACTAATACAGCAGATTTCACCATTCGCGCTCTTTCTTCGGCCACTGATAAACCTATCCCATTGAGCAGGCTTAGGTTATTCTATGAAAGGCCGTTGAAGGCTCACGCCCTGAGAGACTGGATAAGCTCTCATCCAAGACTTGTTCTTCCAGTGATTGCGTTCTTGATCGGTACTTTAAGTTACACT TTCTTTGACCCTATCCGAGCATTCTTTGTGAGATCCAAACTTGAAGGAGTGTGGGACATCAACGAATATTCTCTTATCAAAa AACTTCGTCAGAAGTTTGTACTTCCAACTTCGTTCGGTTTCCTTGACTCGTCAACCGCAGAGACAGAGAAGTCAGAAGATGCTATTGGCAAGAATGCATGGGCGGACAGGGTTGAAGCAGAGAAGGGCGTGGAAGAGTGGTTGGCAGAGTATCCTTCGACGTTCATAACTATAACGGGTCCACCTGGTAGCGGAAAATCGAGCCTTGTGACAAGAGTTTTGAAGCAGCAGGATAA GCCCGCAATGGTCATTGATTGTGAAGAGATTGCGAAAGCAAAGAACGATGCTGGTTTGGTAAGCGCCCTAGCAGACCAAACAG GTTATTACCCGGTCTTCTCATTCATGTCATCCCTCTCCGGACTCATCGACCTCGCCGCTGTTGGCCTTATCGGCCAAAAAGCAGGGTTCTCTACACCCGTCGATCAGCAACTTCGTCAAATGCTCGAAATCGTCGGTGGAGCTCTCAAAGACGTCTCCACCCACGCCCAGAAGTCACATCAAGAAGCACTCCAGGCTCAAAAGGACCAAATTGAGACTGATAAGTTgaggcaaagaaagaaacaaaTGATCGCCAGAGGTTGGCACGATGGAAGACTGGATTATGTAGCCGGTAATGGTTTGAGTGAGTTGGGGTACGGAGATGAACCGTTTATGGAGCAAGATTGGGATAGCGTCCCAGTGGCGGTTCCTATGGGCGGAAATGTGGCTCCAATTGAGGGCGATACCACCCCTGCTTCCCTGACTGCTTCAACAAACAAGGTCGAATCCGAAAAACTCGAGCTGCAAACGATGGTAGCCACAGAACTTGATGTTGAAAGCGAAACAATTAAGTCTCTTCCCATCGTTGTCCTTAAAAACTTTGCACAGAAGACTGCGAAGGGTGATCTATGGAATGTCCTTGCGGAATGGGGTGCAAGTTTGGTGGAGAACAAGGTGGCACATGTGATCGTCGTTACCGAGGGACCAACAGCGACTAAGGCGCTGACCAAGGCGTTACCGGCTAAGCCGCTTAATACGGTAGGACTGGCAGATGCAGATGAGGTGAATGCTTTGGCATATGTGAGGGACAAACTCCGACCGCACACAGGTGCCGCCATAAACACCACCGCCTCGAACTCCACTAGCATTGCGGATGACAGCACTGTCTCTCAAACAACAGGCTCAGATCCCAAGGCGTTTACCCTTTCTCCAGACGATAGCGCACAGATAGCCAAGTTGGGAGGTCGTATGGTCGATCTCGAAAATTTGGTATACAAGGTTCGGACTGGATCGAAGATCAAAGATGCAGTGGATGACATTATTCAGAGAAATGTGGTAGAGCTGAGAAAGGCGGCATTTGGAGATGATAGTGAGGATGCTAAGGCGTTGCCATGGACCAGAGCGCAGGCTTGGAAAGTTGTCTCTGACCTCGCTAACAAAGGAGAG ATACCGTATAACAAGATGCTTCAGGAGTTCCCCTTCAAAGGCGCTGAACAGAGTCTGAAAGCGCTTGAAGAGCATGAGTTGGTGTCTGTGTCGTATATCGATGGACGAGCATCAATGGTCAAGCCTGGCAAACCCGTGTTTAGATATGTCTTCCAGGCCCTCGCCAGTG ATCCCGTTTTCAAATCATCATGTCAAATCGAATATAACAATGCCATCATCGCTAAATCAGAATCTGATATCAAAGCATATGAGCAAGAACTCATGAATCTCAAAAACATCACAACGGAGGGTGGCTCCGACGCGCTTGGAGTTTCGGGCGGATGGCTGGGTTTGGGTGGGAACAGTGCGATTAAAGATAGAGGAAAGTGGTTGTTAGATAAAATGGGAGGATTGGTTGACAAGGTTGGCAAGctagagaaggaaaatgcggagatggtgaaggttTTGTCCAGCGGGCGATGA
- a CDS encoding coatomer beta' subunit (genome sequence mistake), producing MPMLLDITRKLLARSDRVKSVDFHPTEPHVICGLYNGQVKIWDYETGTDVKTFEVTDVPVRCVRYIARKNWFVSGSDDFQLRVYNISTGEKITQFEAHPDYIRCLTVHPTLSLVLTGSDDMTIKCWDWDKGWRCVQIFEGHTHYIMALAINPKDPQTFASACLDHTVKVWSLGNSVPNFSLEAHEKGVNYVDYYHGGDKPYIVTTGDDRLVKIWDYHSKSCVQTLESHTANVSFAIFHPSLPIIVSGSEDGTVKIWHSSTYRLENTLSYGLERAWCVAYKKSGNEIAVGFDEGAVVVKLGRDEPAVSMDTSGKIVYARNTEILTANLSTLSENEPLEDGQRVPLPLRDLGTTEVYPNLFNTAPTADSSLSAAMVSTSSTLPSHGGTRRLGMDRALPGQATRIHMLCKKARPRSVFSDRSRNDPTS from the exons ATG CCCATGTTACTCGACATCACC AGGAAACTACTGGCCCGGTCAGACAGGGTCAAGTCAGTAGACTTCCATCCTACAGAACCCCATGTCATCTGCGGTTTATA TAATGGCCAAGTCAAGATATGGGATTATGAGACAGGAACGGATGTCAAGACTTTTGAAGTGACCGACGTCCCCGTCCGATGTGTTCGCTATATCGCCCGAAAGAACTGGTTCGTTTCTGGTTCTGACGATTTCCAACTCCGAGTGTATAACATCTCTACCGGCGAAAAGATCACCCAATTTGAGGCCCACCCGGATTATATCCGATGTTTGACTGTTCACCCGACGTTGAGCTTGGTCTTGACTGGTAGTGACGATATGACTATCAAGTGCTGGGACTGGGACAAGGGATGGCGATGTGTCCAG ATCTTTGAAGGGCACACTCACTACATTATGGCTCTCGCCATCAATCCCAAGGACCCTCAGACTTTTGCGTCCGCCTGTTTGGACCATACCGTAAAGGTCTGGTCGCTTGGGAACTCGGTCCCGAACTTTTCCCTCGAAGCACACGAAAAAGGTGTCAATTATGTTGACTACTACCATGGTGGTGATAAACCCTATATCGTGACGACTGGTGATGACCG ACTTGTCAAGATTTGGGATTATCACTCTAAATCCTGCGTGCAAACCCTCGAATCGCACACTGCCAACGTCTCAttcgccatcttccacccttcactacccatcatcgtctctgGTTCCGAAGACGGTACGGTCAAGATCTGGCACTCTTCTACTTATCGACTGGAGAACACTCTGAGCTACGGGCTTGAGAGGGCTTGGTGTGTGGCGTACAAGAAGAGCGGGAATGAGATTGCTGTCGGTTTCGACGAAGGTGCAGTTGTCGTCAAA CTCGGTCGAGACGAACCCGCCGTATCAATGGACACCTCTGGCAAAATCGTCTATGCCCGCAACACTGAAATTCTCACTGCCAACctttccaccctctccGAAAATGAACCCCTCGAAGACGGTCAACGCGTTCCCCTCCCACTCCGGGACCTCGGCACTACCGAAGTCTACcccaatctcttcaacaCAGCCCCAACGGCCGATTCGTCACTGTCTGCGGCGATGGTGAGTACATCATCTACACTTCCCTCGCATGGAGGAACAAGGCGTTTGGGAATGGATCGAGCTTTGCCTGGGCAGGCGACTCGAATACATATGCTGTGCAAGAAGGCAAGGCCAAGATCCGTGTTTTCCGATCGTTCAAGGAACGACCCAACCTCTTAA
- a CDS encoding 20S proteasome subunit alpha 6 yields MFRNSYDSDNTTFSPQGKLFQVEYALEAVKQGSAAIGLRSNTHAVLLTLKRSTGELATYQKKLIRIDDHVGVAIAGLTSDARVLSNYMRQKAMQSRMTYGRATPVARLVQSIADRAQTNTQEYGRRPYGVGFLVIGKDETGPHLFEFSPAGTAFEYYAHSIGARSQSAKTYLEKNYRLFPTASLEELINHGLSALHDTLQQDKHLSSLNTSIAIIGPAEGQGVEDVSKSAAAQRGGFRVWENEGVEGILRGWRRSRGEPEEGPEEEGEAQGEPSAEGQTEAGAGQQEGQPPAEDVTMQE; encoded by the exons ATGTTCAGAAACTCGTACGACTCGGACAACACCACCTTCTCCCCCCAAGGAAAGCTTTTCCAAGTAGAGTACGCTCTCGAAGCCGTCAAACAGGGTTCAGCAGCTATCGGGCTCAGGTCCAATACTCACGCCGTCTTGCTTACTCTTAAG CGATCAACAGGCGAGCTTGCGACATatcagaagaagctcaTCAGGATTGACGATCACGTCGGTGTCGCTATTGCCGGTTTGACCAGTGATGCTCGTGTCTTGAG TAACTATATGCGTCAAAAGGCTATGCAATCTAGGATGACATACGGTCGCGCCACGCCTGTTGCTCGTCTCGTCCAAAGTATCGCCGACCGCGCTCAAACAAACACTCAAGAGTATGGTCGAAGACCGTACGGCGTTGGATTCCTCGTTATCGGAAAGGAC GAAACCGGTCCTCACCTCTTCGAATTCTCCCCAGCCGGCACGGCTTTTGAATACTATGCCCATTCCATCGGTGCTCGCTCTCAATCGGCAAAGACATACCTCGAAAAAAACTATCGCCTCTTTCCCACCGCCTCGCTTGAAGAGTTGATCAATCATGGTCTTTCAGCGTTGCACGATACCCTCCAACAGGACAAAcacctctcttctttgaaCACGTCTATCGCCATTATCGGTCCTGCCGAGGGACAAggagtggaggatgtgagCAAATCAGCGGCAGCGCAGAGAGGTGGATTTAGGGTGTGGGAGAATGAAGGTGTAGAAGGGATTTTgagagggtggaggaggagtagGGGGGAACCGGAGGAAGGaccagaggaggaaggcgaggcTCAAGGTGAGCCTTCAGCCGAGGGCCAGACTGAGGCTGGGGCGGGACAACAAGAGGGGCAGCCCCCGGCGGAGGACGTGACGATGCAAGAGTGA
- a CDS encoding endoribonuclease L-PSP, protein MSAPYQVVATDKAPAAIGPYVQAVTHNGLIYSSGSIPLDPQSMEVVPGGIEGQTNQVFKNISGLLTASGITPAQILKTTCFLKDMNDFVAFNKIYAEFFGETKPARSCVEVARLPKDVLVEIEFIAVAKQ, encoded by the exons ATGTCTGCTCCTTACCAGGTTGTCGCTACTGACA AGGCCCCCGCTGCCATTGGTCCTTACGTCCAGGCTGTCACTCACAACGGT CTCATCTACTCTTCTGGTTCGATCCCCCTTGACCCCCAGTCTATGGAGGTTGTTCCCGGCGGTATCGAGGGTCAGACT AACCAAGTCTTCAAGAACATCTCTGGTCTCCTCACTGCCTCTGGCATCACTCCCGCTCAAATTTTGAAGACCACCTGTTTCCTCAAGGACATGAACGATTTCGTCGCTTTCAACAAGATTTACGCCGAGTTCTTTGGTGAGACCAAGCCCGCTAGGAGCTGTGTCGAAGTTGCCAGGTTGCCCAAGGATGTCCTCGTTGAGATTGAATTCATCGCCGTTGCCAAGCAGTAA
- a CDS encoding UDP-N-acetylglucosamine transferase subunit ALG13 encodes MSHPFTLFVTVGSTLFPALTSHILLPTFLSLLQSLGVQRLVVQYGRAKLELEDNVKRTLRVNSQGVGRGVWRDSDGDGDGDGAQDKKETGMVVEVMRFTGDFEGLVKNSDAVISHAGSGSILTVLRQAPPIPLLVVPNRSLMDNHQSELADELYKDGYVMVASVEDLEDRIQPFLKIWPSQAKLFPQMQKEVFRGVVDDLMGYD; translated from the exons ATGTCCCACcccttcactctcttcgTCACTGTCGGAtccaccctcttccctgCCCTCACATCCCATATCCTGTTACCAactttcctttccctcctccagtcCCTCGGCGTTCAACGGCTTGTCGTCCAATATGGACGGGCAAAGCTCGAGCTGGAGGATAATGTCAAACGAACGCTGAGGGTAAATTCGCAAGGAGTTGGGAGAGGGGTATGGCGTGATAGTGATGGTGACGGTGACGGTGATGGTGCTcaggacaagaaggaaacaGGGATGGTAGTGGAAGTGATGAGGTTCACGGGTGACTTTGAAGGATTGGTGAAAAATTCTGACGCAGTGATCAGTCATGCAG GTTCTGGATCTATCCTTACCGTGCTTCGTCAAGCACCTCCGATACCTCTACTCGTCGTACCCAATCGAAGCCTTATGGATAATCACCAGTCGGAGCTCGCTGATGAGCTTTACAAAGATGGTTACGTCATGGTTGCTTCGGTAGA AGATCTCGAAGACAGAATACAGCCATTCTTGAAGATATGGCCCAGTCAAGCTAAATTGTTTCCGCAGATGCAGAAGGAGGTTTTTAGAGGCGTCGTTGATGATCTTATGGGCTATGATTAG
- a CDS encoding 50S small subunit ribosomal protein L28e — MSSDLTWLLVRNWNSFQVKGGHGPVFSKEKGNLLNKSAHKYSGLANSKVVSIHPSAAGGITITKIKADAKPNQVVSARSHVALKRSTGPRRANKIAAAETAGKGYRADLRAVAVARTSALLRAERRTANPPKSLPARSPRGKKAAAAAAVQESE, encoded by the exons ATGTCTTCCGACCTTACTTGGCTTCTCGTCCGAAACTGGAACTCTTTCCAGGTTAAGGGTGGACACGGTCCTGTCTTCtccaaggagaag GGAaacctcctcaacaagTCTGCCCACAAGTACTCTGGCCTCGCCAACTCCAAGGTCGTCAGCATCCACCcctctgctgctggtggtatcaccatcaccaagATCAAGGCCGACGCCAAGCCCAACCAG GTTGTTTCTGCCCGATCCCACGTCGCCCTTAAGCGATCTACCGGCCCTCGACGAGCCAACAAGATCGCTGCTGCCGAGACTGCCGGTAAGGGTTACCGAGCCGACCTCCGAGCT GTTGCCGTTGCCCGTACCTCCGCCCTCCTCCGTGCCGAGCGACGAACTGCCAACCCCCCCAAATCTCTTCCCGCCAGGTCCCCCCGAGGCAAGAaggccgccgccgccgccgccgtcCAGGAGTCTGAGTAA
- a CDS encoding 60S ribosome subunit biogenesis protein nip7 produces MRPLTEEETKAVFEKLANYIGKNLVHLIDRDEDDEYCFRLHKDRVYYLPLPMLHLATSVARPNLVSLGTCFGKFSKTGKFKLGITCLDYLAKYAKYKVWIKPSGELPFLYGNHVAKAHLGRITEDTPEHQGVVVYNMSDVPLVRSLPFSIPFSSSPTEFGVGPTFAYHVTNCYYSKKQGFGVTARSTLDTRKLEPTGIIVFHQADVGEFLRDEDTMF; encoded by the exons ATGAGGCCCTtaacagaggaagagacaaaGGCTGTATTTGAAAAGCTCGCAAACTACATCGGAAAGAACCTCGTTCACCTCATTGACAGggatgaggacgacgaGTACTGCTTCCGTCTTCACAAAGACAG GGTGTACTATCTCCCCCTTCCCATGCTCCACCTGGCTACTTCTGTTGCCCGACCTAACCTCGTCTCTCTCGGTACATGTTTCGGTAAATTCTCGAAGACTGGCAAATTCAAGCTCGGTATAACATGTCTGGACTATCTCGCTAAGTACGCAAAATACAAG GTCTGGATCAAGCCTTCTGGGGAACTCCCATTCCTTTACGGTAATCACGTCGCCAAAGCGCATTTGGGAAGGATAACGGAAGATACACCTGAACATCAAGGTGTTGTGGTGTACAATATGTCGGATGTGCCCTTAGTGCGTTCATTACCCTTTTCaattcccttttcctcctcccccaccGAATTTGGCGTTGGCCCGACCTTTGCTTACCACGTTACCAACTGTTACTATTCGAAAAAACAGGGATTCGGAGTAACAGCCCGTTCAACACTTGATACTCGTAAACTCGAACCGACAGgtatcatcgtcttccacCAAGCGGATGTTGGAGAGTTCTTGCGTGATGAAGATACCATGTTCTAA
- a CDS encoding U4/U6 small nuclear ribonucleoprotein PRP31, whose protein sequence is MSLADALLADLDGLSDDEAGSPSPGREASSSSMPPPNLPNQGKRSASAMEVGDGEGGEDEDEGDDMKLEDGTSAVGFVPEGGVRPADELDKEEVEKTDMKGVEDVKKVAKLAGSQKLQDILADIAKYTESPTDMSSSAGPLEENPEYHLVVTANNMSVEVDNEILIVHKFIRDHYAPRFPELEQLIVEPWTYIAAVNAIGQSEDLTKVTFPNTLPAATVLSITLTATTSRGRPLKPAEWETVQRAIVVAQNLRSAREQIFSYVESRMAAVAPNLSAIVGTGIAAKLLGLAGGLQAFSRQPSCNVMLFGAMKKTLATSHLSAASQQRHTGFIFQSSIVQSAQPEDRRRAQRAVSAKCALAARIDAGKGSRDGSYGRKCLADLQKRIEKMAEPPPNKMIKALPIPQETNRKKRGGKRARKAKEAYAQTELKKLQNRMEFGKAEEEIGVDDETVGLGMIGSAGRVRGEMADARSKAKLSRANKLRTQLLGRSVTSNDAASGMATSLSFTPVQGLEIVTPSLSAAQRVQAANDRWFAGGTFTHVKKGGSLLPGQGQK, encoded by the exons ATGTCATTAGCGGACGCCCTCCTGGCAGACCTTGATGGTCTCTCGGATGACGAAGCTGGATCGCCTTCTCCTGGCCGCGAggcctcctcctcgtcaaTGCCGCCTCCAAATTTGCCCAACCAAGGAAAACGTTCCGCGAGCGCCATGGAAGTCGGTGATGGCGAGGGaggtgaggatgaagatgaaggagatgatatgaagctggaagatggtACGAGCGCTGTGGGATTTGTACCTGAAGGAGGTGTGAGACCTGCAGATGAGCttgacaaggaggaagtggagaaaaCGGATATGAAGGGTGTCGAGGATGTGAAGAAAGTAGCCAAGTTGGCAGGGAGCCAGAAGCTTCAAGATATTTTAGCG GATATCGCAAAGTACACCGAGTCTCCCACCGATATGTCTTCGTCTGCCGGTCCCCTCGAGGAGAATCCAGAGTATCATCTTGTAGTCACTGCGAACAACATGTCCGTTGAGGTGGACAACGAGATTCTCATCGTGCATAAATTTATTCGTGACCACTATGCTCCTCGGTTCCCGGAACTCGAACAACTCATTGTCGAACCTTGGACATACATTGCCGCCGTCAATGCCATCGGTCAGTCTGAAGACCTTACAAAGGTCACGTTCCCCAACACGCTTCCTGCGGCTACTGTGCTGTCTATAACTCTTACTGCTACGACTTCTCGCGGTCGGCCGCTCAAGCCTGCAGAGTGGGAAACGGTTCAGCGCGCCATCGTTGTCGCCCAAAATCTCCGTTCGGCGCGTGAACAAATCTTTTCCTACGTTGAGTCCCGTATGGCTGCTGTGGCGCCCAACTTGTCTGCTATCGTGGGTACTGGTATCGCCGCAAAGCTCCTTGGTTTAGCAGGAGGTCTCCAGGCGTTCAGTCGACAGCCGAGTTGTAATGTGATGCTTTTTGGTgcaatgaagaagactttggCCACCTCGCATCTTTCTGCTGCCTCTCAGCAGCGACATACCGGCTTTATTTTCCAAAGCTCTATAGTACAGAGCGCGCAGCCTgaagacagaagaagggcacAGCGAGCGGTTTCGGCCAAGTGTGCTCTTGCGGCCAGAATCGATGCAGGAAAGGGGTCTAGAGACGGATCTTATGGAAGAAAATGTTTGGCAGatttgcagaagaggattgaAAAGATGGCGGAGCCTCCCCCCAACAAGATGATCAAGGCGTTGCCTATCCCTCAGGAGACTAACAGGAAGAAGCGTGGTGGTAAAAG AGCTCgaaaggccaaggaagcGTATGCCCAGACTgagttgaagaagttgcAGAACCGAATGGAATTTGGcaaggcggaagaagaaatcggGGTGGACGACGAAACTGTTGGTTTGGGTATGATTGGCTCTGCCGGAAGGGTTCGAGGCGAGATGGCAGACGCGAGGAGTAAAG CTAAACTCTCTCGAGCCAACAAACTCCGAACTCAACTCCTTGGTCGCTCAGTCACATCCAATGATGCTGCCAGCGGTATGGCTACCTCCTTATCATTCACACCTGTCCAAGGTCTTGAAATAGTTACGCCCTCCCTCTCCGCAGCGCAGAGAGTACAGGCCGCAAATGACAGGTGGTTCGCTGGGGGTACGTTTACGCATGTAAAGAAGGGGGGAAGCCTTTTGCCGGGACAGGGACAGAAATAG